From one Musa acuminata AAA Group cultivar baxijiao chromosome BXJ2-6, Cavendish_Baxijiao_AAA, whole genome shotgun sequence genomic stretch:
- the LOC103989990 gene encoding protein FAR1-RELATED SEQUENCE 5 isoform X1, with amino-acid sequence MPIEQDKDQEVQAGNGEDLVEGPVRCHNCGISAKLTCHMRSGPEGRRTLCNACGIAWRKGKQRKVIDYEVPMKDLVNTKMVPEVDMEFENEDKAYEFYNRYAGMIGFSVRKGWIDKSSDKITRSRTLVCSREGFRKDKKGAKEVKKPRPETRIGCPARLTIKLRPSGTYRVTEFVPDHNHQPAPPSAMHMLRSQRVLTEVQAAEADLSDDSGTTPKSANQQTGRQVAGSQSVRYLPVDHRMGLRTKRMKPMQMGDAEAVLKYLQNMQLNDPSFFHAILIDEDDKLTNIFWADAKSMSDFNYFGDVVCLDTTYRVNGYGRPFAPFLGVNHHKQIVIFGAALLYDETIESFKWLFNTFKIAMRGKQPKTILTDQSMSISNALNAVWPGTSHRLCVWQVYQNAVKHLNNVFQGSKTFAKDFGRCIFDYEDEEEFLPAWQTMLEKYDLRNNEWLANHFGDRENWALAYGRETLCADMKSTLQNENFSLLKKYLTPQLDLLSFFKHYMRVVDDHRYAELQADFHASQSVPRIPPSKMLRQAASLYTPAVFQMFHKEFEVFMDCMLFSSGEVGTISEYRITVGDNPKEYFVRLDSTDCSVACSCKKFEFVGVHCGHVLKVLDVRNIKELPERYFLKRWRRDAKTDTESDPGGVTLDGDPKSPVTTLMHAPFSSYVHHLGSRAITQFSEESPASDSHQQLLHGAAQLSQGYTTPNLHSQPIFTNSQLNH; translated from the exons ATGCCGATCGAGCAGGATAAGGACCAGGAGGTGCAGGCCGGCAATGGCGAGGATTTGGTGGAGGGCCCAGTCAG ATGCCATAATTGTGGAATCAGCGCAAAGCTTACATGCCATATGCGAAGCGGCCCAGAGGGACGACGAACACTATGCAATGCATGTGGAATTGCTTGGAGAAAG GGAAAACAGAGAAAAGTTATAGACTATGAAGTTCCAATGAAGGACTTGGTAAATACAAAAATGGTGCCAGAAGTCGATATGGAATTTGAAAATGAAGACAAAGCATATGAATTCTACAACAGATATGCTGGGATGATAGGATTTAGTGTACGGAAAGGTTGGATAGATAAATCATCTGACAAAATTACTCGATCCAGAACACTTGTTTGCTCAAGAGAAGGATTTCGTAAAGACAAAAAGGGAGCCAAGGAAGTAAAGAAACCACGACCAGAAACTAGAATTGGTTGCCCAGCACGTTTGACCATTAAACTTAGACCTAGTGGTACATACCGTGTTACTGAATTTGTGCCAGACCATAACCATCAGCCTGCACCCCCTTCAGCTATGCACATGTTAAGGTCTCAAAGGGTATTGACTGAAGTTCAAGCTGCCGAGGCAGATTTATCTGATGATTCTGGAACCACTCCAAAATCAGCTAACCAGCAAACAGGCAGACAGGTTGCAGGTTCTCAAAGTGTCAGATATCTTCCTGTAGATCACAGAATGGGTCTTCGCACAAAACGTATGAAGCCTATGCAGATGGGAGATGCAGAAGCTGTACTGAAGTACCTACAAAACATGCAACTTAATGACCCATCTTTTTTTCATGCAATACTAATTGATGAGGATGATAAATTGACCAATATTTTCTGGGCAGATGCGAAGTCTATGTCTGACTTCAACTACTTTGGTGATGTTGTTTGTCTAGATACAACTTACAGGGTGAATGGATATGGTAGGCCATTTGCACCTTTTCTAGGTGTCAATCACCACAAGCAAATAGTTATTTTTGGTGCAGCTCTCCTGTATGATGAAACCATAGAGTCTTTCAAGTGGTTGTTTAATACTTTCAAGATTGCAATGCGTGGAAAACAACCAAAAACTATCCTGACGGACCAGTCTATGTCGATAAGCAATGCACTAAATGCAGTTTGGCCAGGTACCAGTCATCGTCTTTGCGTGTGGCAAGTCTATCAAAATGCTGTTAAGCATCTTAACAATGTGTTCCAAGGTTCAAAGACTTTTGCAAAGGATTTTGGTAGGTGTATCTTTGACTATGAAGATGAGGAAGAGTTCTTGCCGGCATGGCAGACAATGCTAGAAAAGTATGATCTTAGAAACAATGAATGGTTGGCAAATCATTTTGGAGATAGGGAGAATTGGGCCTTGGCATATGGCCGAGAAACACTTTGTGCTGATATGAAAAGCACGCTACAAAATGAAAACtttagtttgctaaagaagtaccTGACTCCACAACTTGACCTGCTGTCGTTTTTTAAGCATTACATGAGGGTGGTGGATGACCATAGATATGCTGAACTGCAAGCTGATTTCCATGCGAGCCAAAGTGTTCCAAGAATACCTCCTTCGAAAATGTTAAGGCAAGCAGCTTCATTGTATACTCCTGCAGTGTTTCAAATGTTTCATAAAGAGTTTGAGGTATTCATGGATTGCATGCTATTCAGCAGTGGTGAGGTTGGGACAATATCAGAATATAGAATCACTGTTGGTGATAATCCAAAAGAATACTTTGTTAGGCTCGATTCAACTGATTGTTCAGTTGCCTGCAGTTGTAAAAAATTTGAATTTGTTGGGGTTCATTGTGGTCATGTATTAAAAGTACTTGATGTTAGAAACATTAAAGAGCTACCAGAACGTTATTTCTTGAAGAGGTGGAGAAGGGATGCTAAGACTGATACAGAGTCTGACCCTGGAGGGGTTACACTTGATGGCGACCCTAAGTCTCCTGTAACAACTCTAATGCATGCACCCTTCTCCTCATATGTTCATCACCTAGGATCTCGTGCAATAACTCAATTTAGTGAG GAATCTCCGGCTTCTGATTCACATCAACAATTACTCCATGGCGCTGCTCAGTTAAGTCAG GGTTATACAACACCAAATCTGCATTCACAACCAATTTTCACTAATTCTCAGTTGAATCACTAG
- the LOC135615956 gene encoding uncharacterized protein LOC135615956 has protein sequence MARVDPSIATPGRLLRLLIYCGIFLLPFFFSASVDASVHSYVGDKFAPKGNAFVLHGGSEGLYASLPDPNATAGPGDAFIRFEKITFRRSEQATENSKDTDNVMVQAIVFEVEDRETIGGSAYGGQRAVCCTADLAKLGACTQGTVIYRPSTQNPNWPQVLVASFSGKDLVATLPSHSIPITRTGMYNLYFIYCDPALSGLAIEGKTVWKNPTGYLPGRMAPLMNFYGLMSLAFVILGIFWFSQYVRFWKEVLPLQNCITLVIALGMFEMALWYFEYAEFNETGLRPMGITFWAVTFGTVKRTVSRVIILVVSMGYGVVRPTLGGLTSKVIMFGATFFLASEILELVENVGSVSDLAGKARLFLVLPVALLDAFFILWIFTSLSKTLDKLQARRLMVKLDIYRKFTNALGVALVLSVCWICYELYFKSTDIYNDRWQNAWIIPAFWQVLSFSLLCVIADLWAPSQNSTRYAYSDDGNEDFDREDSLSLIKPGPIPSKDTRGSAASIDARAAMTSNTTTSNNEDMEEDKRE, from the exons ATGGCGCGCGTCGATCCGTCCATTGCCACCCCCGGCCGTCTTCTTCGGCTTCTCATTTACTGTGGCATCTTCcttctccccttcttcttctccgccTCTGTGGATGCCTCGGTGCACAGCTACGTCGGCGACAAGTTCGCTCCGAAAGGCAATGCCTTCGTTCTCCACGGCGGCAGCGAGGGCCTCTACGCCTCCCTCCCCGATCCCAACGCCACCGCCGGCCCCGGCGACGCCTTCATCCG CTTTGAGAAGATCACATTCAGGCGGTCTGAGCAAGCTACTGAAAATAGTAAAGACACTGATAACGTTATGGTACAAGCGATTGTATTTGAGGTAGAAGATCGGGAAACAATTGGTGGGTCAGCCTATGGTGGTCAACGAGCTGTCTGTTGCACAGCAGATCTGGCAAAATTAGGCGCCTGCACTCAAGGCACAGTTATCTATCGGCCCTCCACTCAGAACCCTAACTGGCCACAAGTGCTTGTTGCTAGTTTCAGTGGAAAGGATCTTGTTGCGACACTGCCATCCCACAGTATACCCATCACGAGAACTGGGATGTACAACCTGTATTTTATATATTGTGATCCAGCACTCAGTGGCCTGGCTATAGAGGGGAAGACTGTGTGGAAAAATCCCACTGGCTACCTGCCAGGAAGGATGGCCCCTCTCATGAACTTTTATGGATTAATGTCTCTTGCATTTGTGATACTTGGGATATTTTGGTTTTCACAGTACGTGAGGTTTTGGAAAGAGGTTCTTCCACTTCAGAACTGCATAACACTAGTCATTGCATTAGGCATGTTTGAAATGGCATTGTGGTACTTTGAATATGCTGAATTCAATGAAACTGGACTCAGACCAATGGGGATTACCTTTTGGGCAGTAACCTTCGGTACAGTAAAAAGAACAGTGTCACGAGTCATTATTCTGGTTGTTTCAATGGGGTATGGAGTTGTTAGGCCTACTTTGGGCGGCCTCACTTCTAAGGTGATCATGTTTGGAGCAACATTTTTCCTAGCATCTGAGATACTTGAGTTGGTGGAGAATGTAGGTTCCGTAAGCGATCTTGCTGGAAAAGCAAGATTGTTCTTGGTTCTTCCTGTGGCACTCCTGGATGCATTCTTCATTCTTTGGatttttacttctctttcaaaAACTCTGGACAAACTCCAG GCAAGACGGTTGATGGTTAAGCTAGACATTTACAGGAAATTTACTAATGCATTGGGTGTTGCTCTTGTTTTGTCCGTCTGTTGGATTTGCTATGAG CTGTATTTCAAATCAACTGACATATACAACGATCGCTGGCAGAATGCTTGGATCATTCCTGCCTTTTGGCAGGTCCTCTCCTTCTCTCTTCTCTGTGTGATCGCTGATCTTTGGGCACCCTCCCAAAACTCAACGAG ATATGCTTACTCGGATGACGGAAATGAAGATTTCGACCGAGAGGATTCGCTCTCTCTAATAAAACCAGGACCAATTCCTTCAAAGGATACTCGTGGTTCTGCAGCTTCGATTGATGCTAGAGCGGCCATGACCAGCAACACTACGACCTCAAACAATGAAGACATGGAAGAAGATAAAAGGGAGTAG
- the LOC103989990 gene encoding protein FAR1-RELATED SEQUENCE 5 isoform X2 — MRSGPEGRRTLCNACGIAWRKGKQRKVIDYEVPMKDLVNTKMVPEVDMEFENEDKAYEFYNRYAGMIGFSVRKGWIDKSSDKITRSRTLVCSREGFRKDKKGAKEVKKPRPETRIGCPARLTIKLRPSGTYRVTEFVPDHNHQPAPPSAMHMLRSQRVLTEVQAAEADLSDDSGTTPKSANQQTGRQVAGSQSVRYLPVDHRMGLRTKRMKPMQMGDAEAVLKYLQNMQLNDPSFFHAILIDEDDKLTNIFWADAKSMSDFNYFGDVVCLDTTYRVNGYGRPFAPFLGVNHHKQIVIFGAALLYDETIESFKWLFNTFKIAMRGKQPKTILTDQSMSISNALNAVWPGTSHRLCVWQVYQNAVKHLNNVFQGSKTFAKDFGRCIFDYEDEEEFLPAWQTMLEKYDLRNNEWLANHFGDRENWALAYGRETLCADMKSTLQNENFSLLKKYLTPQLDLLSFFKHYMRVVDDHRYAELQADFHASQSVPRIPPSKMLRQAASLYTPAVFQMFHKEFEVFMDCMLFSSGEVGTISEYRITVGDNPKEYFVRLDSTDCSVACSCKKFEFVGVHCGHVLKVLDVRNIKELPERYFLKRWRRDAKTDTESDPGGVTLDGDPKSPVTTLMHAPFSSYVHHLGSRAITQFSEESPASDSHQQLLHGAAQLSQGYTTPNLHSQPIFTNSQLNH, encoded by the exons ATGCGAAGCGGCCCAGAGGGACGACGAACACTATGCAATGCATGTGGAATTGCTTGGAGAAAG GGAAAACAGAGAAAAGTTATAGACTATGAAGTTCCAATGAAGGACTTGGTAAATACAAAAATGGTGCCAGAAGTCGATATGGAATTTGAAAATGAAGACAAAGCATATGAATTCTACAACAGATATGCTGGGATGATAGGATTTAGTGTACGGAAAGGTTGGATAGATAAATCATCTGACAAAATTACTCGATCCAGAACACTTGTTTGCTCAAGAGAAGGATTTCGTAAAGACAAAAAGGGAGCCAAGGAAGTAAAGAAACCACGACCAGAAACTAGAATTGGTTGCCCAGCACGTTTGACCATTAAACTTAGACCTAGTGGTACATACCGTGTTACTGAATTTGTGCCAGACCATAACCATCAGCCTGCACCCCCTTCAGCTATGCACATGTTAAGGTCTCAAAGGGTATTGACTGAAGTTCAAGCTGCCGAGGCAGATTTATCTGATGATTCTGGAACCACTCCAAAATCAGCTAACCAGCAAACAGGCAGACAGGTTGCAGGTTCTCAAAGTGTCAGATATCTTCCTGTAGATCACAGAATGGGTCTTCGCACAAAACGTATGAAGCCTATGCAGATGGGAGATGCAGAAGCTGTACTGAAGTACCTACAAAACATGCAACTTAATGACCCATCTTTTTTTCATGCAATACTAATTGATGAGGATGATAAATTGACCAATATTTTCTGGGCAGATGCGAAGTCTATGTCTGACTTCAACTACTTTGGTGATGTTGTTTGTCTAGATACAACTTACAGGGTGAATGGATATGGTAGGCCATTTGCACCTTTTCTAGGTGTCAATCACCACAAGCAAATAGTTATTTTTGGTGCAGCTCTCCTGTATGATGAAACCATAGAGTCTTTCAAGTGGTTGTTTAATACTTTCAAGATTGCAATGCGTGGAAAACAACCAAAAACTATCCTGACGGACCAGTCTATGTCGATAAGCAATGCACTAAATGCAGTTTGGCCAGGTACCAGTCATCGTCTTTGCGTGTGGCAAGTCTATCAAAATGCTGTTAAGCATCTTAACAATGTGTTCCAAGGTTCAAAGACTTTTGCAAAGGATTTTGGTAGGTGTATCTTTGACTATGAAGATGAGGAAGAGTTCTTGCCGGCATGGCAGACAATGCTAGAAAAGTATGATCTTAGAAACAATGAATGGTTGGCAAATCATTTTGGAGATAGGGAGAATTGGGCCTTGGCATATGGCCGAGAAACACTTTGTGCTGATATGAAAAGCACGCTACAAAATGAAAACtttagtttgctaaagaagtaccTGACTCCACAACTTGACCTGCTGTCGTTTTTTAAGCATTACATGAGGGTGGTGGATGACCATAGATATGCTGAACTGCAAGCTGATTTCCATGCGAGCCAAAGTGTTCCAAGAATACCTCCTTCGAAAATGTTAAGGCAAGCAGCTTCATTGTATACTCCTGCAGTGTTTCAAATGTTTCATAAAGAGTTTGAGGTATTCATGGATTGCATGCTATTCAGCAGTGGTGAGGTTGGGACAATATCAGAATATAGAATCACTGTTGGTGATAATCCAAAAGAATACTTTGTTAGGCTCGATTCAACTGATTGTTCAGTTGCCTGCAGTTGTAAAAAATTTGAATTTGTTGGGGTTCATTGTGGTCATGTATTAAAAGTACTTGATGTTAGAAACATTAAAGAGCTACCAGAACGTTATTTCTTGAAGAGGTGGAGAAGGGATGCTAAGACTGATACAGAGTCTGACCCTGGAGGGGTTACACTTGATGGCGACCCTAAGTCTCCTGTAACAACTCTAATGCATGCACCCTTCTCCTCATATGTTCATCACCTAGGATCTCGTGCAATAACTCAATTTAGTGAG GAATCTCCGGCTTCTGATTCACATCAACAATTACTCCATGGCGCTGCTCAGTTAAGTCAG GGTTATACAACACCAAATCTGCATTCACAACCAATTTTCACTAATTCTCAGTTGAATCACTAG